A single region of the Cynocephalus volans isolate mCynVol1 chromosome 12, mCynVol1.pri, whole genome shotgun sequence genome encodes:
- the RTL6 gene encoding retrotransposon Gag-like protein 6 produces MVQPQTSKAESAAPAGAQMDDVIDTLTSLRLTNSALRREASTLRAEKANLTNMLESVMAELTLLRTRARIPGALQITPPISAITSNGARPMTTPPTSLPEPFSGDPGQLAGFLMQMDRFMIFQASRFPGEAERVAFLVSRLTGEAEKWAIPHMQPDSPLRNNYQGFLAELRRTYKSPLRHARRAQIRKTSASNRAVRERQMLCRQLAAAGTGPCPVHPASNGTSSAPALPTRARNL; encoded by the coding sequence ATGGTCCAGCCGCAGACGTCCAAGGCCGAGAGCGCGGCCCCCGCGGGCGCCCAGATGGACGACGTCATCGACACCCTGACCTCCCTGCGCCTCACCAACTCCGCGCTGAGGCGGGAGGCCTCCACGCTGCGGGCCGAGAAGGCCAACCTCACCAACATGCTGGAGAGCGTGATGGCCGAGCTCACCCTGCTACGCACCAGGGCGCGGATCCCGGGCGCGCTGCAGATCACCCCGCCCATCTCTGCGATTACCTCGAATGGGGCTCGACCCATGACCACACCGCCGACCTCTCTGCCTGAGCCCTTTTCCGGAGACCCAGGCCAGCTGGCGGGGTTCCTGATGCAGATGGACAGATTCATGATCTTCCAGGCCTCCCGCTTCCCAGGCGAGGCCGAGCGAGTGGCCTTCCTTGTGTCCCGACTGACTGGGGAGGCAGAGAAGTGGGCTATCCCCCACATGCAGCCTGACAGCCCCTTGCGAAACAACTATCAGGGGTTCCTGGCAGAGTTGCGGAGAACCTACAAGTCTCCACTCCGGCATGCGCGGCGCGCCCAGATCAGGAAGACTTCGGCGTCTAACAGGGCTGTGCGAGAAAGGCAGATGCTGTGCCGCCAGCTGGCCGCCGCAGGCACAGGGCCCTGCCCTGTGCATCCAGCCTCAAATGGGACTAGTTCAGCTCCAGCCTTGCCCACCCGAGCACGGAACCTTTAA